The sequence below is a genomic window from candidate division WOR-3 bacterium.
CAAATTAAGAAACAGTAAGAGAGAAGATGAGAGGAGAGTAGATATGAAAATGCAAATTGAATATTACGACTACAAAACTATGAGCAAGCGTGAAGAGATATACGAAATAAACGCATACGTTGTGTACGATAGCAACTTACTAACTTTAGTAAGTAAAAACTTTGAAATGACTCACAAAAGATATGGGGGGATTTACATTAAAGATGAGATAGTACTTGAACGACTCGATTCTCATTATAGAGTGCATGGAGAATGTGATGGTGTCCATTATGATGGGTTACAAGACACATTTAGAATTAAACTCAACAATAATCAAAGCGAACTGTATAGAGTTTTATCAGAAGCAGTACGAGAACAAACAAAAACAAACACAAAATAACACATAAGGAGAAAAAATTATGAAACTAAAAATATCAAAGAGATTGCAAATAAGTAAATTAGTTCTATACACTCGTGAAGTTGAATGTGAATGCTATGTGTCTTTCGATAATGTTAGCATAGATGTATTCTTTCACGAGTACAGACTAGAACTAATACAGAATCATGGGTGCTTCTTTTATGAAGCAGAACTTAAAAAACACAATGAAGTAATAGCAACAGATATAGTAGACTATATATCGTTCAATCAACTAACAGATACACTAAATATAGTGTTCTCTGGGCACAATGATGATATGATAAATCAACTAATCAAGATAGCAGAAGAAAGCAACAACACAAAGGAGAAAGCATCATGAAGAAAAGAATTCTAATCAGAGATGAACAGTGTGTGTATCAGTATGCCTACGATATTGACATTATTGATTTCATTGACGACCAAACGTCGATGAGATTAGTATGTCACAATAAGCGCTTCGATAAAATAATTCAACTCTTTTATGATAGAAGTATCGATACGCTTATGATACAGATAGAGAAAGATAAAGAATACCTCAACGATGCATACTGTAATGTATACATCAAGGGTAAAACAGAGATGATATTTGAAGTCGTATGTAAGGAAAGTAAAACATCATTGCATCTGCATAATCTGATAAGAGATGTTCCTCTTTGGGTAGAGCAAAGTGTAGAGGAGAATGTACAATGAGTACACACTACTTGAGAGATGTAGACGTAAGAATAGACGTTGAAAGTAAAACTGTGTCTATTCTTGTAGAGTATGCAGATTTAGAATTGAAACTCAACGTAAGCGATATAGACGAAAGTCTCATTGAAAAGTTCAAACATGACAGAATAGAACGAGAATCATTTCTTGATGAGATGTTAAAAGAGAAACAAGAAACACAAAATATTATACAAGAGGGAGCAGAATATGATTAACATAAACACTAAACTGTACACTGTTTGTTTTTACTTGAAGTACGATAATGAAGAGAATTACTTTTATGAGACGTCTAGCATTACCCGGGAACGTTGCGTGATATATGCTGAAGATAATATAATGCACATATATCTCGACAAAGACAACGTGATAAAAATAAGCGATTATTATATCATACACGAAAGCCCTGAATGTAAAATGACATGTCAGATATACAATGCTGAACTTGAAATACAACTGGAGAATCTAGACTTTGGGGATATTTACATCTATCTAACGTACACATTCTCAAGCGATAAGAACGTTGAAAATGCTATTGATGCAGTTAATTATGTAGCAAGTAAAATATAGACAAGAAGGATATACATTATGATTGAAATCGTACTATATGGTTATTATTCAACTGAGAAGTATCTAGCATTAGAGTACAAAGTTTCTAGCAAACTTTATCTTGATAATGGTGAAGCACGTAGCGATTATTACCTGGAGTTAATTGCTTCCAAAAAAGAAAATAAAATATATATGAGCATCGAACTTGATAAAAATTGTACTGTTATTAAATTGCACACAGATGAAGAAGAAGAAACAGCGCTGATAACATCTGAGATTATTATAAATGTTAAACGTTATTCTGTTGAATTGATATTCGAGGGTACTGAAGAACAACTTGAAAAATTGCGCAATATGTTGAAGATATTGCAACAGGAGTATCGCAATCGTTGGGATAGATACTAACAATACGCCCCGATGGCTCAATCGGATAGAGCAACAGATTTCTAATCTGTGCGATGTGGGTTCGAATCCCACTCGGGGCACTTTAAACAACAACACACGAAAGGAGACATATTATGAACGAGAATCAAAATAAAATCAATACAATTTTGAGTTACGACACTTTTCTTGACAGCGAGAGAATGCTTCTATCTGTAGCACAAAACATTATGTACGAACGCGATGTAAAATTAATAATCCCAATGAAAGACAAAGAGAATGTTCTGAAAGACTACATAGATGCAATACAGAATAAGAGCGCTTATCTCTCTTACATAAACACCTATGAAGAAAAAGCAAATATTGAATTCCCATTTCAAGCTAAGTTAAAATATCGAGTACAGTTCTATGTAGATGATAGAACTAACACAGGTGAGTATAAGAATAAATGGGTATTGAAAGTAATCTCTTTGAGTATATTCCCTGATGAGCAGTTTGATTATGATGAGTTCACCGAAGAGCTCGACAATAAGTTCACGCTCTGGGGTAAGAACTAAATGCGAAAGAACAAATACGTATTTGTGCTAGACGATATAACACCAGCCCCCAAGGGTAGTTTCAACACAACGTTGATATCTACCCCTGGTGGTAAGAGAATAGCACTATACCCTCAGAATAGCGCTGAACTAATGAAGTACACGAAAGCACTAAAAGAAAAATTCAGAGAAGTAATGAGCAAGTACAATCTTAAAATAATCGAGAATACAGTTCATGTAATATGCAAGTTTAGATTTGAGATAAAGAAATACAAACAAAAAGAAATCAGCAAGAGAGAAAATAAATATCACGATTGCACCCCTGATTTAGATAAACTGCTAAGAGCAGTGCTTGATGCATTAACCAATGAAGTTATCGTTGATGACAGAAAAGTAAGCGTAATAACAGCAGAAAAGAAATACGCAGATAAGTCAGGGGTGTATATAGAGATTATCCCTCTATGAAGATAGTACTGTACGAGAACTGCTTTGCTCTCTTTAAGAAGAAAATGAGAGATATATGTTCCCCCAGTATTATCTGCAAGTATAGAGTTGATTATTACATAAGCGATTTACTAAACAAAGACGAGCAAGAAAAAGAACAACTAAGAAAGAAATATCTCTCTGAGATTGTTAACATAGTGGAGTCACTCAATGAGAAAAGTACCTTAGATATCTACATCAGCAACATGTTTACCCCTTATTGCTTTCTAAGCAATTGTTCCGAACAAGACCTGAATCACGTACTAAGCAAACTATCAAAGTACAAAGAAGTACTGCTATACTACAAATTAGTTGACAAGAATGATAAAGATGAGTTTATAAGGAGATATCATGTTGGGATAAACGAAAGATTCAATGATGTAATTAGACTGATGAAGTGCTTTAATGTTCACGTGAAAGCAGTATCAAGATGAAAAAGAAAACAGATTAGGAGTTTAGCAATGTCGTACGAAGACATACTCGAAGAAGAATTCAGTGTTGCTGTACACGACAAGACAAAAGAGATTACATTCAACAATGCAAAGATTGTACTCTTCAACAATGAAGAAGAGTGGGTAAGATTTAGAAGGCATAGAGTCACCGGGACAGATGTAGCTAAAATTCTACAATACATCCCTGGGATTGAAAAAGTATATCTCGATAAGGTATGTCCTTGTGATGAGATGCAAGTAAACGAAATGTCGCCTAGAATGATTCTGGGTAGAGAACTCGAACCACGCCTTCCCCATGTATGCAATCTTCTGTTCAATCTGAAGTTCAAGCATATAGGACACTTTAACAGCGTTCTTGGGGAATATAAGGGGGTACCCTTGAGTGTTTCATTAGACGGGTATCTGGTGGAAGACAACACAATATACCCCGTAGAAGTAAAATGCACCTCCCCATATTCTCAGCTTGGGAAGGCAAGAAACATTGAAGAAGTCCCCAACTACATCAAAGCACAAATAGGGTTGCAATGTCATCTGCTGAACGTAGACAAACTCTACCTCGTACGATTCACGCACATCGACAACAACGGGTTGGTGGTGTTCATCTACCGGCACAACCGGGAGGAGTACGAGAAACAACTTGAAATCGTACGAGAGTTTTGGGTAAAATACGTTATTGGTGGTGAAGTCCCCGAATTTCTTAGAGCACAAAACAAGACACGAACACAAGATGAAGCAAGTAACACACAAACGTTCTAAGCCCTCAAAGCCGGCCCGAGGGGTGACATTCCTCCCCTCACCTTCAGCCCAGACCCACAGTCACAACTCTCTCTCTACGTCTATGCCTCACGTAGACCCACTCCCCGCCCCTCGGGCTGGCACGCTTCTTGCAATTAATAAGAGTTATAATTTAAGTTTTAGTTTAACTAATAAATTAATTAGTTATAACTTAGTTACTAAGTTAATTAACTTAGTTAATAAACTAAAGAGACTCTTACTCTTTAAGAGTAAGAGTCTCTTTAGTAAAATAACTTTAGTTAACTTAGTAATTATAACTAAAGTTACTAATTTAGTTACTGAGTACTTTACTAAAGTTATAGAAACATATAGAGATTTATATATCCCTTTAGAAGTATTAGATAATAAATATGATAAGTATATAAGTCATAAGTATAGTAATCAAATACTAAATAGCTATTCAAAAAGTACTTCAAGTAAGAAAAGAGTTCTAAATAAGAAAACAACAAGAAGAATAAACAATAAGAACAGTAACAGTCTAAAATGTAATCATACAGAAGAGTTATAGAACAAACACTAACATCTATGCTCAAGGAGAATAACATCATGCCAGACAATTCTCTCACTGTTGAACAAGCGTTCATATCGTATCTCCTGCTCAACCCTGAGAAAATAGACAACTTCTCTTACGTTAAACCCGAATACATAACTAATCACTCTCTTAGAAGAATATATGAAACAATGATAAAATACAAGAATGAATATAAGAATTTTGATGAAGTATTGTTAGCTCAATATGCTAATGTTGATGCTGAATACATTAAGCAATTATCTTCTAACTTATGTCTTTTAGGGGAACAATATGCAGCTGCTATATGTGATAACTATTGCCTAAAACATGTTAATCAAGAGATAGTAAATCTATCTAATAAACTAAGAACTAATAACATACTATACTCAGAGTATCATACAGAACTATCTTTGTTGCTTAATAAATACACTCCTATTAGAAGAAATAAAGCTAATAAAATATGCTATGATATTCTTAAAAGTGATACTCATTACAACAGAAGATATAGCACCGGGTTAAAAGCGTTAGACAACATTATCGACTACATAGCCGGTGGGGAACTCATTGTAATAGCCGGTAGGCCCGGGGATGGGAAAACATCTCTTGCGATATTCATATCATCTCACTTTAAGAACGTAATGTTCATCTCTTTAGAGATGACTATTCAATCTATTGCTAAAAGATTCTATGCGTCTAAACTGAATGCTACAATCAAAGAACTTGAAGATGAAGAATTGCTCGACTCTTACAGAGAGAAAATACAAAGCATTGATTGCAACTTCTACGTTGAGAGTGGGGCAAGAACAATAACTGATATCATTGAAGTAATAGACAATATGAGTAATGAAGTAGAGATAGTTGTTATTGATTACTTGCAACTTGTTGAAGGATTAGACGCCCAAACAAGAGTACAAGAGATAGGGCAGATTACAAGATTACTCAAGTTGAAAGCTCTTGAAAAGAATATCCCAATTCTGCTATTATCACAGCTGAACAGACAATACGATAGCTCTTCCCCTAAGCTCTCTAATCTAAGAGACTCAGGGTGTATTGAACAAGATGCAGACATGGTGATATTCATAATAGGAGGAGTAAGCAATGACGTACTAGCAGAAACAGAAATTAGAGTTCTAAAGAATCGACGTGGTAAAATAGGAAGTGCAGTGGTAGTCTTTAATAAAGAGACACAACGATGGAGCTAGAAGAGATATGAGAATCTATTGCGATAACGACATTATGTACGACAAAATGATTAAGCGCCTTCAAGATAGAAACATCGATATTGAATGCAACGACAAAGTTAGAAGCATATGCGTAAAGATGTTTGAAGAATTATGTGATGAGATTAAACAAGATAACCCTGATGAAGTGTTCTATGCTGTCTACAAAAAGAGAGCACAAGGGAGAAAGAGAAGTAGAACGTCTCATCACGTTACTGTTCTTGTACCGCTTGAGAATCTTTCGCATTCAGAGCGATATGTTGAAGCGATGAAACTCATGGAGAGTATATACGGGAAAGATAAATTTCAACTTCCCGAAGGTGGGTTATCTCTCAAGGAACAATACAAACTACGAAAGATTTACTCTGTTCAGAAAAATAGAAATGTGTACATAAATGAAGAACTACTGAATGGAGATGGAAACAACGTTAAGAATTTTGATGATATAACAACTACAAGCAATACTGAAGATGTTATTAGCTCATCTTACGATGAAGAAGATGATGAAGAAGAAATACCATTTTAGGAGGCATTCTGATGTACAAGAAGCAATTCGATAATCACGACAAGATTAGTCTTATCCCCAACACTCTTGTACGCGACAAAATAATCAAACTGTTGCGCAAGGAGTATTTTAAGTTTACAGAACATAAGGGGAAAATTATCGTGAACTCTAACGACCTTAACGAGATTCAAAAAGTACTTCGCAAGAATAACATAGGGGTATTTCTCAAATGCTTCGACCCTCAGAAGAGTAGAGAGTTGAAGTTTGATTTCGAGAACGTGAATCTAGAAGAAGTACCTTATACCGCTAAGGTAAGCATGTACAAACGATTCCACAAGAAACTCTACAACGAAACCCCTCATGAATTCCCTGACTCTCAGGTGATTGATGAGGAACTAAACAATCTATATTCTCAACTCAAACAGAAAGAACAAGAACAGCAAGATGAAGAAGAATGAAAACACTATGCATGTTTCTAATGTGTGTATCTGTCTACAATAGCACAAACTTTGAAAGGGATGTTTCCATGAGTAAGTTCACCGATGTGTACTCCTTCGTGCGTTTTATGCTCGAGGGTGGGTACGTAAATCACCCCGACGATAAAGGTGGGGAAACTTGGTGTGGGTTAACTAAGAAGTTCCTACAAGATAATAACATCAGAATACCACCCGGTGAGGAAGACATATACAATGGGTACAGTATAATCTATGAATATCTTCTAGACCCAATTAAGAAAACACCAGTGCTTAATGATTTACCCTATGAAGTATCTCTGTGCATATTCGATATGCTCGTGCACATGGGAAAAACAAATGCTATCAAGAAACTACAACAAGTACTAGGGGTAAAAGTTGACGGGAAATATGGAATGGAAACACACAATGCGCTAATGCGTGAAGTGAAGAACAATAAGCTCGCCTTATGCAATAGACTCATATCAAGCAAGCTAAAACACTACACTGAGATTTGGAAGAAAGATAAGTCTCAACTTGTATTTGCACGGGGTTGGGTACGTCGTATGTGTGATATCATCGACGAAATAACCCCAGGTGCTAAGAAACCACCCGCAAACGAAGCATAACGTAAAAGGAGATTCAACTATGCTTATCATTACTCACGACGAAGAATCTTTTCAGAAGCTTGTTTCTCTTGGTATACATACCAAATGCGATGAGGAAAAGCATCGCTGGGTAACAATCAAGAGCGCTGAATTCGACAAGATTACACTACAACTCAAAGATGATTTTGCGTTTAAAGTCGATATGCGTCTTAAGGGTACAAGCAGTAAGGGTAGAGTTAAAAGCGATAAGCAAAGCCCTTCAGTCAATCAACAATTATACCCCTCATTCTACTTCAAGAAGACTCAAGATTTAACCCCTGATGAACGCGTTAAAATGATAGAGGGGATGAGTAAAGATTTAAACATCTCCCCCAACAAAGATATGTCTGATAAGGAACTAAACGCCTTACGCTACAAGTGGGGTCAATGGCGAAAAGAAAAACAACAATCCCCAGGGAATAAACAGCAATCAGAGAATGTTACAGAAGAAAAAGAAACACTTGATTCTGAACCTCCATTTGATATATAATTAAATGAAATTCGCAGGATGCCCGGGATGCATAAGTCTAGTTTTATGCGGTGCTCGGCAGGTACAAGCGGGCATGAGTCATTCAACTGAGGTGTTGTATGATTCTCCTGGGCACCCTGCTCGCTCTATAGATGAGATGATATGTAGAGGGGATTGATTATGAAATACGATGCTAAGAAGTCTTTTAAGAAAGCCGCTATTACCGCGATGTATGTAGCAGGTAGTATGCTTGCTACTAACCCTGAGACAGTACTAACACCCTTTGGTGGGCTTACAATATTGGGGGTTTTTCTTGCACGCTTCGCTCAAGACTGGGTGAAGAATAAAGACCTTGTAAATAACTACAAGGTGTATGACTTCACTAACAAGCCCCGTAAATAATCCCTAGAGCGAAGAATATCCCCCATTCACATATTCTGTAAAACCATTTAAAGAACGTATCCCAGTCCCAACTACCTCTCAGTATATGCTTAATCTCATTAAACATGACAGAAGACTCCTCTAAAAAAGATAAACTAGTAAAATCTTTTATGTCTGTATTATACTATGTTTCTGTGGAAATTGAAAGACAAGAATGGAAGGGGCTTGGGTATAGTAGCACTGTCGTTATCCCCATCTTGAACAGAATCAGAATGTATCATTTGGGTGTGATAGATTTAGCAAATCTTACCTTCTATGAGATAATTGTAGAAATAAACAATACAATAGACGATATGATTAAATCACTCAAGAAACTAAGAACGCTCACAACAAAGAGAGTATTAACAAGTCTTTCTTTGACACTTAGTAAATGCATCAGTATTCTTGAGGCATATAAAGATTTACTTTCTCTGATTTAATTAAGCTTCAATATATTGTAAAGCATTGGGTTATCTTTCTTGAGATACTCTACAAACATATTCCCCATATTCTCTTTAACGTCAAGCTTAGTATCGAGCAACCCTTTAGCATGCAACGCAGATACCATTGTGCTCTTGAATCTCTCTTCGTCTTCTTTTGATATCCCCTTTAGCTCATCGTTCTTCGCTTTATTAAGTATTTTGTTCACGACTCTACTTAGCTCTTTTCTGTTCTTAATCTTCCCATATTTGGGGTCATCAAGCATAGTGTAATCAAAATACTTCATCCCAACTTTTCTGTAATTGTACAGTTGAGTATCTCTTACAACAATCCACTTAGAATATTGACGATATAGTTCTTCTTTCATACCACCGTTAGAGTATAGAACAAGTCTCGACACACCGGGCATAGAAGACAGAGTATACAAGAACTTGCTTATCTCATCACCCTCTTTACTTGGTTTTGTTTTACCCTCAGCGTTGTATTTAATGAAGTCAAATAAATCCTGAAGGAACTCTCGCTTTGGTAAGAACCCACCAAATATCTGAAATGTAGAGTACAGCATTAAGCGCCCATACGCTTCAGCATCAGACGCCTTAAATACTTTATCATCAATGATTACTCGCCCGGTGAATGGGTCTATGGGGTTGTTCCCCGTAAGCATACTTGTAAGTGAAGATACCAAATTGAGCATTGGGTTAAGGTCTTCGCTCTTCCCTGGGAAATCAGTAACTACAGCATGAAGAAGATTGTTAAGTAGTTTTCTGTAGGAATTCATCTGATATGCTTCTACAGCCCCATAAGCAACAGCGTTAATAAAGCTACCAACTGTATCATCTACGAAGCGCACAGCAAGCGTTTTATCATCATTAACATCGAGATACAAAGGAATAACCGTAGAGGTCATCAGGTGATACTTAGGAATGTTTCTATACAACTTCATGAACTTAGCGTCTTTGCTATCATAGTTCTCTCTACCCAACAATATCTCAAGCAGTTTATCAAGTAACCCCGATATGGCAAGAGCCGCAATAGACTTAGGGACAAAATCTAAATACAAACTTCTAAACAATACTCTCTGAAGATTCTCTTTGTTCTTACTTAGATAATCCCAGTTCGCAAATATACTCTGTATTCTTGGGTTGAAGAACACGAATATTCTGTTGAGATATACTGTGAATATACCCTTCTTAGTAATATCAGGGGTACCGGCATATCTACGTACAAACTCAGCAATATCTTCAAGTTTGAGATTATTCTGTCCACTCTTAGAACGTCTATAGAGATACAACGCCGCTGAGTATTTCGTAATTTTATCAGACATGTCAACGAAATTCTTGAACTTCTCAAATATAGAATCATGAATGAATTCACCTATGCTCTCTTCTTCGGTCATGAATTTGCTTTTATAATTTGAAATTTCTGTTCTAACTATGTCTCTCACAGCGCTCATGGGGTT
It includes:
- a CDS encoding RusA family crossover junction endodeoxyribonuclease, translated to MRKNKYVFVLDDITPAPKGSFNTTLISTPGGKRIALYPQNSAELMKYTKALKEKFREVMSKYNLKIIENTVHVICKFRFEIKKYKQKEISKRENKYHDCTPDLDKLLRAVLDALTNEVIVDDRKVSVITAEKKYADKSGVYIEIIPL
- a CDS encoding YqaJ viral recombinase family protein; translation: MSYEDILEEEFSVAVHDKTKEITFNNAKIVLFNNEEEWVRFRRHRVTGTDVAKILQYIPGIEKVYLDKVCPCDEMQVNEMSPRMILGRELEPRLPHVCNLLFNLKFKHIGHFNSVLGEYKGVPLSVSLDGYLVEDNTIYPVEVKCTSPYSQLGKARNIEEVPNYIKAQIGLQCHLLNVDKLYLVRFTHIDNNGLVVFIYRHNREEYEKQLEIVREFWVKYVIGGEVPEFLRAQNKTRTQDEASNTQTF
- a CDS encoding DnaB-like helicase C-terminal domain-containing protein produces the protein MPDNSLTVEQAFISYLLLNPEKIDNFSYVKPEYITNHSLRRIYETMIKYKNEYKNFDEVLLAQYANVDAEYIKQLSSNLCLLGEQYAAAICDNYCLKHVNQEIVNLSNKLRTNNILYSEYHTELSLLLNKYTPIRRNKANKICYDILKSDTHYNRRYSTGLKALDNIIDYIAGGELIVIAGRPGDGKTSLAIFISSHFKNVMFISLEMTIQSIAKRFYASKLNATIKELEDEELLDSYREKIQSIDCNFYVESGARTITDIIEVIDNMSNEVEIVVIDYLQLVEGLDAQTRVQEIGQITRLLKLKALEKNIPILLLSQLNRQYDSSSPKLSNLRDSGCIEQDADMVIFIIGGVSNDVLAETEIRVLKNRRGKIGSAVVVFNKETQRWS
- a CDS encoding putative peptidoglycan-binding domain-containing protein — encoded protein: MSKFTDVYSFVRFMLEGGYVNHPDDKGGETWCGLTKKFLQDNNIRIPPGEEDIYNGYSIIYEYLLDPIKKTPVLNDLPYEVSLCIFDMLVHMGKTNAIKKLQQVLGVKVDGKYGMETHNALMREVKNNKLALCNRLISSKLKHYTEIWKKDKSQLVFARGWVRRMCDIIDEITPGAKKPPANEA